The DNA segment GACTCTGGCATCGACGTTTGGCGCAGACTTACACGCGATTCACGTCGTCGATACGGCGCGGTACGGAAAATCGGTTCTGTCGGGTTCGGACGACGTGCTCGAGGCGCTCGAAAAACAGGGTAGAGACGTCCTCGAAACGGTGAGCGAGCGTACTGATGTCGCCGTAACGACGAAACTATCGAGCGGACAACCGGATACGGAAATCGATGCCTACGCCGAGGAAATCGACAGCGATTTGATCGTGATCGGGAACCGCGGTCTGGGGGCCGGAGCGGCCGGACAGATCGGGAGCGTTGCCGAACGGATTGTCAGAACGACGGATCGGCCGGTCATCACGTGCTGATAGGGAGTATCGTCGGCGTTCCTCGGTACCGACGAAGAACCCTGCCACAGCGTCGACAGCCGTCGTTCAAAACCGCCGGCTGGCTACGATAATCCCTATGCGTAGCCCGTTACGCCTGAACGTGTGGGCCAAATCGATAGCGGTTGTCAGATTCGGGTCGCTCACCGACGCTTGACGGGGTACTGAGTTCCGTTGGCGTACCCGTCTCACGTCCTCTCCAACGTGTTCTCGATGGGACGGAGAAGCGGGTTCACGACCAAGCGGTTTCGCCGTGCTTAGTGGACCGCAGCGCGTAGGAGATTCCATCCGTTGCGGTACAAGTTATTTAATGGGCTTCGGTGTGTATCATGGTGGTTCGATGTACGACACGATTCTCGTGCCGACGGATGGAAGTGACGCCGCAAACCGCGCTGTCGATCACGCGCTGGTCCTGGCAGATCGGTACGATGCGCGTATTCATGCGATGTACTGCGTGGAGACGAATCGCTACGGTGAACCGGCACTGAGTAGCACCGAACTCGTCTGCAACCAACTCGAGGAGCACGGACAGGAACTACTCGAGGCGCTCGGTGACCGTGCTGCAGACGCTGGCATCGAGTACACGTACGAGATCTATCACGGCCGTCCCTGGGAGGTCGTCCTCGAGGAATCCGAATCGCTCGATGCCGATCTCGTCGTTATTGGCTACCAGGGACAGAGTCACACGCGGACGAAAAAGATCGGCAGCGTCGCCGAGCGGATCGTGAGGTCGGCCGACCGGCCGGTACTGACCGCCTGAGTTGATTCGTCGTATTCGTGGGACTGTCGAGAAACTCGGTGGAACCGCCTCTCCTCGAGTCTCTCGGACCGTCCCGGAATCACTATGGTGTCTCCACCCGTCGGCTGTCGACGATGGGCCGCATGGACGAATAGTGGGACTGGGACGAGACTGACAGCGATATACGAACCGATACGCCGTGTCACGTACCGAATACGCCGAACGGATTGCAAGCGAGTCCGACGCCGACTGGCACGCCCAGCCACTCGAACACCTCTACGAGGCGCTCGATTCATCACCTGCAGGTGTTTCAGACGAGGAAGCCAGTACTCGCCTCGAGCGATCGGGGCCGAACGAAGTGAAAGCGGAGTCGGGGATTTCGCCGTTGCAAATTCTCATCGACCAGTACAAACCGGCGCTGATCTGGGTATTGCTCGTTGCTGCCACAGTGATGGCCTTCGTCGGCCACTGGATCGATGCCGGCGTCATCGCCGGCGTTGTCGTTTTCATCACGATCTTTGGATTTCTGCAGGATTACCGGGCCGAACAAAGCATTCAGGCGCTCGAGGATATGTCGACGCGGTATGCGGTGGTTCGACGTGGGGGCGAAAAAAAGGAAATCGACGCTCGAAAGGTCGTTCCAGGGGACGTCGTGTTCGTCGAGTCCGGCGACATCGTCCCGGCTGACGCACGGCTCATCGAGGAGTCGAATCTCAGCGTCGACGAGGCCGCACTGACTGGCGAGAGTGCCGGCGTCTCGAAATCGGTTGGCGAAGTCGACACCGACATCGCGCTCGCGGAACGCGAAAATATGCTGTACAAAGACACGGTCGTCCAGCGTGGGTCGGGGATCGCTCTCGTTGTCGAAACTGGCCCCCAATCGGAGATCGGACAGATTGCGACCGCGCTCGAGGAGGCCGAGGATCGGGACACGCCGTTTCAGGCAGAAATGGATCGTCTCGGAAAGCTGATTGCGGGAGGGGTCGTCGCCATCGTTTCGATCATCGCGATAACTGAACTGGTGGTTGGTGATACACCGCCGTTACAGGTGTTCCTGACGGCAGTCGGTATCGCGGTGTCGGCGGTTCCCGAGGGATTACCCGCGGTCGTGACCCTCTCTCTCGCCCTCGGAGCACGTCGGATGGCCGAGCAAAACGCGCTCGTCCGCCGACTTCCGATCGTCGAGGCGCTTGGTTCGGTCGATGTTATCTGTACGGATAAGACCGGGACGCTCACCGAAGAGGAGATGACGGTCACACGGATCGCTGCCAACCGCGAAACCTACGAGGTGACCGGCAGCGGCTACGATACTGATGGGGACTTTCTCCAGGATGGTGACTCCGTCGAGACCGACCGAGTTGCCGAGGTTTTGCGGTGTGGACTGCTTTGTAACAACGTCGACATCGGCACCCGAGAGCGTGACGGTTCTGACGAACACGGTGACACCGAACGAACGTATCTGGGTGATCCGACGGAAATTGCCCTGTTCGTCGCCGCTCAGAAAGCCGGATTCGAACACGATGAACTCGACGCTGAGTATCCCCGAATTGGCGAAGTCGACTTTACCTCCGCTCGAAAGCGGATGACGACGGTTCACGAGACGCCCGACGGAGAACCGATCGCCTACATGAAGGGAGCCCCGGAGACCGTGCTCGAGCGCTGTGACAGGGAACTCGTCGACGGCAAAGCCGTCGAACTATCCGATGATCGACGCGACGAAATTCAGGCCAAGCAGGAGTCATTTGCCGAAGATGCACTGCGAGTAATGGGATTTGCCTACCGACCCGATATTCCCGAGGACCTGGCCGACTCCCCTGACGAATCACTCGAGGATTCGATGGTCTTTCTCGGATTGCAGGGGATGCTCGACCCGCCGCGTCCGGAAGTTCCCGGCGCCATTGCTGGCTGTCTCGATGCAGGTATCAACGTGGTGATGATCACCGGTGATAACGCCGTCACCGCTCGGGCTATCGGGGAGGAAGTCGGCTTGCGCTCGAGCACCGTCATCACCGGCCCTGAACTCGAGGAGATGTCCGATGACGCGTTGAGTGATGCTGTCGAGGACGTCGATATCTTCGCTCGGACAGCGCCGGATCACAAGACGCGTATTCTCCAGATGCTGCAAGCCAAAGGTCACACGGTGGCGATGACGGGCGACGGCGTCAACGACGCCCCGGCGGTCAAGAACGCGGACGTGGGTGTGGCGATGGGGATTCGAGGGACCGACGTAACCGAGCAGGCGTCCGACATCGTCCTACTCGATGATAACTTTGCGACGATTCGAGACGCGGTCAAAGGTGGTCGGCGAATCTTCGATAACGTCCGTAAGTTCGTCAACTACCTCCTGTCGGGCAACGGCGGGGAGGTTACCATGATATTCACTGGCACGCTGGCCGGTCTCGGACTGGTCATCACGCCGATTCAGGTGCTCTGGATCAACGTCGTCACTGATGGGATTCCAGCGCTGTCGATGGGCGTCGACCCACCTGCAGAAGACATCATGGAACGCGAACCACGTCCCCCGGACGAAGGCGTCATCACGACACGAATCGTCACCTCGGTGATCGGCATTGCCGCGTTCATGACGATCTGTCTGCTACCGATATTTACGCTCAACTACTACGGTGACGTCATTCCAGGGTACGACGTGACTGGGTCACTGCTCGGTTGGCGCCCCGGATACGAACCGAGTCGCGAACTTGCCCAGACGATGGTCTTTACCGGGTTCGTCGTCTTCGAAATCGTTCGTATTCAGGCGATTCGATTCCGATACGGACTCGGCCTCCTCTCTAACCTTTGGCTGGTCGGTGCGGTAGCACTCGCTGGCGTCCTCCAACTACTCGTGCTTTATACACCGACGGGACAACTGCTGTTCGACGTCGAACCGCTGTCGCTCGTTCACTGGCTCCAGATCGGCGTTGCTGCAACCGTCTTTGCCTCGCTGATGGCCCTGTTCGTGGTCGTTCAGGATCGGTATTTCGACCGCTACTGATGGATTGTGTTGCCACCCAGCGACACCGGCGGCGTTTTCGTCGCCTGAGGAGCGACGCTTGGTGGTACCATCCTGATCGGGTGGCTGCTCGAGGAAAACGTCTACCATCGGTTTCGACGGCGGGTGCGAATTTTATACTCCTCCACGAGGTCGTGAGTCTATGGAAGCAGTCGTCCTTGCCGGCGGGTATGCCACGCGTCTGTGGCCGATCACCAGACATCGACCGAAGATGTTTCTCCCGCTGGGAGAGACCACGGTTATCGATCGCATCTACGCTGAGTTGGAGTCGATCGATCGGATCGGCGAGGTGTACGTCAGTACGAACGAACGGTTCGGCGATGTCTTTGCCACACACCTCGCCGAGAGCGAATACGAGAAGCCACAACTGTCGATCGAGCAAACGGAGAGCGAAGACGAGAAATTGGGCGTCGTTGGCGGGCTTGGACAACTGATCGAGCGGGAAAATATCGACGATGATTTACTGGTTATCGCCGGCGACAACATCTTCGATTTCGAGCTACGATCCTTTCTCGAGTCCTTCGATGCGAACGCCGCACCGACGATAGCTGCATACGACGTCGAGTCGACAGACCGGGCCACCGCTTACGGGGTGGTCGATCTCGACGGCGATCGCGTCGCCGGTTTCCAGGAAAAGCCAGAAGACCCCCCGGGAACCCTCGTCTCGATCGGTTGCTACGCGTTTCCTCGAGAGGTGCTGTCGCTGATTTCGACCTATCTCGATGCGGGAAACGATCCGGATGAACCGGGGTGGTTCATCGAGTGGCTCCAGTCTCGGAAACCGACATACGCGTACTCGTTCGACGGCTCCTGGTTCGATATCGGCACCCTGGAAAGTTATCTCGACGCCGTCGCCTGGTCCCTCGATGGCGAATCACGGGTTGCCGATGGCGCGTCCGTGGTGGAGTCCACGATTGGCCCGAACGTACACGTAATGGACAACGCGACCGTCGTCGACTCCGTTGTCGAGCGGGCGGTCATCTTTCCAGAAGTGACCCTCGAGGCGGTCACCGTTTACGGTTCGATCGTCGACGAAGGGGCCACTGTCGGCGGCATCTCTCTGGAAGATGCAATGGTTGGCGCGTATACCCGAGTTCCGGACCGCTCCTCGAGGTGAGAGCTCTATTTTCCATCGAGACGTTGACCGGAGAGCAGTGAGCAGTATTGGATCGAAACTGTACACCTGGACGTGGCCCGTTCGTCATCACTGTGGACAGACCGGGGTATTGGAGGGTGTCCGTGTCCCTCTCGGGCACCTGTGTTGAGTGATCGATGGCCGGGTGTATATGGCGACTGTCGTGGCAGATGGGTGGGTCGTTGTCGAAACGTTGTTTCTAACTGCTGCGGGGGGATTCGGCGCTGACGGGTACGCAAAACACTGGAACGTCTGCCTGTCGAACGACGTTCTCGGTGACGCTCCCGAGAAACCACTGGCCGACTCCCGTTTGACCGTGGGTCCCCATGACGATCATGTCGACGTCACTATCGGAGACGTACGTGAGAATAACGTTCGATGGCGATCCGGTGGCGATCGTCCCTGAACTGCTGACACCTGCGTCTGTCGCTCGATCTCGGACGGTGTCGATCGCTTCCTCCCCGCGGCGTTCGAGCATGTCGAACATCTCCTCCTGGTTTCTGGTCCTGGAGAACAGGCTCGTATCGACGGAGAACAGCGAGTGAATCGTCGCGGTTAGTGTCACGGCCAGTGCGATACCCCATTCGGCCGCAATTTCTGCGCCGTCGCTGCCGTCCGTCGGCAACAGAAACTGTTCGAACGGTATTTCCTCGATTGTCGGCCGAGCGGCATCCGGGGGTACCGCGAGGACCGGCATTCGGGCGGTTCGGAGGACGTTCTCCGTAACGCTACCGAGCAGAACGCGCTCGAGTCCCGTTCGTCCTTTCGTCCCCATGGCGATGACGTCTATCTCTCGCCGGTGGGCATACTCCCGAATCGTCTGGAAGGGTGTCCCGCGTTTAACCGTTGTCGTAACCTGGAGTTCGTCGTCGTAAGAGTGGGCCATGTCCGCGACGGTCTCGACTGCCTGGTCCGCCCTTTCTTCGAGTCGTGGAAACACCAGTTCCTCGGAATCTTCGGGTCCAGGCGTTACCTCGACGACAGAGATGACGGACACATCGGCATTCGTACGGGAGGCAAGTGCGATGCCGTATTTCGCCCCGGCTATCGCCCCGTCGCTCCCATCTGTCGGTATGAGAATCGAGTCGATAAGTTCACTCATTTGGGTGGGATGTCACCGTCTCACCCGATAATGGTGTGGGGTCAGTGTACCAGATTGTGGTTGGGTTGTGAGAGTGATCCGGGGCCCTCGTGACACTCGAGTGGACTGGGCCGGCGTGCCCGTCCTCGGACTTCCAAAATCGATATCAAGTCTCGAGATCCAGTGCGTCAACGAAGACCGAAAGGAGATCCTCGAGTTGTCTGGGAAGTAAAAAGTGTTCGCGAACGTGCTCTCGCCCGTTCGAACCGAACGTTGCTCGGCGTTCGTCATCCTCGAACAACGTCACGAGCCGGTCGGCGGCGCGTTTCGTATCGTCCGGTTCGACGAGATACCCGTTGTACCCATCCTCGATCTGTAATGGGATCCCTCCGACGTTCGACCCGACGACCGGCGTGCGCTTCCAGAGCGCTTCCGAGACGACCAGGCCGAACCCCTCGCGGAGGGACTTCTGGACGACGACGTCCGATCGACGTTGCAGCAGGTTTACCGTCAGATCAGGGAGATCCGTCAACACGTGTACGTCGGGATCGTCGGCCGCTTCCGCGGCGACGCGCTCGTACAGTTCCAGCCCCTCGGGATCGTCTCCGGCCATACCGCCGACGAGCGCGAGCTGGAGGTCCGATATCGTTTCGCGGGCACGGCGGTAGGCGTCCAGGGTGCCGAACTGGTCTTTCCACGGGTCGAAGCGAGACACCTGCGTCACGATCGGCGCGTCGAACGAGAGCGGATCCAGGTGGTCACACTCGGCGGCCGCGGTCTCCTCGTCGAGGGATCGATTTTTCGCGGTCACTGGATCGATCGAAGGATGAATAATTCGCTTGGTCGGGACGTCGATCGCCTCTCCGTACACTCCTCGGCTGAAAATCGCGTGATCGGTCCGTTCGGCGTAGTCGGCCACGAACGACAGGTACTCCTCGACAGGATCGGTCAGGTCGATGTGACAGCGCCAGATGATGGGGGCATCCGGCATCGCCTCCCGAATCGACTCGAGCATACCCATGGGTTGCGGGTCGTGCAAGACGACGATATCGTAAGTGGCGTCGATATCGGCCGCGTTTCGCTGGTTCACTTCGCGGTAGATCGCCTGCATCTCCGCCGTCAGTGGTGACTCCTCTCCCTGCAGACCGTTGTGCATGGCCTTGGTCACCTCGAAAAAGTCGTCGGTGGCGTCCATGACGAGCCAGTTGTCGTCGATCCCAAGGTCGCGACAAACTGGGACGATAGACCGGAGCAATTCCGCGACGCCGCCACCAGTCGCAGTCGAGTTGACGTGGAGGATGCTGACATCCTCGAGCGTGTCCGCGAGCGAGTGCAGGCGTCGAATCCGATCGTCGTCCGTTACGGACTCGTAGGCTTCGATCGTTTGACCTGGTAGCGATGGAGCGTGCATCGTCGATGGCCTTCGCTACCACGACGGTGTAGGTATCTGTTGGGGGCCACCGTCCGATGAACTGACGACACTCGTCTCGAGTCATCGGTGATGCTGTCCACTGCTTCCACGGCCAAAGCCCAAACACACAGACCGATAGTGGTCAGGTGGTCTTTCGTTCCAATTGCTCTGGGTTTCGACAGACGCATTCGGTTGCTCGCCCGTCGGGGACTCGAGTGCCACGCCGTTTGGGATTCGGTGTTGTCCCCTCCGGATCAGCATCGAACCCCGGTATCGATAGCCAAAGACACCAACCGGCTCTGATTGATCTCTCAAAGGATGATACAAGCGACGGCCTGCGGAGAGGGGGCGACGGAGGAACGAGCGAAACGTCCAGCGAGTGAGGCGCAGTGGTCGCTTAGTACTCCGTCACGCGTCGACCGGTGAGCCGAACCCGACAACCGGTATCGGTTCGGCCCACACATTCAGGCGTGACGAACCACTTCGTACAGCGCACGAGTACACCATCGAACTCGAGCAGGTGGCTGCGTGCTGGCTCGCTCTTGCAACAGCCCCTCGTCAGTACACCTTACTTCCAGGATAACCCGCGCGGGTCGGCAGGGGGTGTGAGTGGGGTCGAGGGGAGGTCGCCGCTGGGCTCGGGATCGTTGTACGCCTTCGGCGCGATGTCGTTCGGGGCGTTCGGGTAGAACAGCGAGGCGATCGCGTGGAGGTGTTCGCGACCGACGTCGAGTTCGAACTGTCCGCCGCCGAATAGCTGTATCTCGTGTTCCCTACAGTAATCGATCGTCTCGAAGAGCGACTGCACCGAGCCGAAACGGGACGGCTTGATATTGAGCCACGCCGGTTCCCAGGGGAGGTTTTCGACTGTTTCGACGCTCCGGATCGGGTAATCCCAGGTCACGCGCGTTTCGTGGCCCTCGAACAGCGGCCGCGTCTCGTCGTTCAGTTCCGGATCTTCGATGAGTGCTTCGGGAAACCCTTCGATAACCCGCTCGTACAGCTCCGGGTCGGCGGGTTGATCGACCGTTGTGCCGTGATACTGGCCCTTGAGGTCGAGTATCTGTACCGCGTCCGTCGCCGCCAGCCACTGGACGACATCGTCGGACCACTCGGATGTCGGGTCGAGTTTGAACTCCAGGTCGGGGTCGCGGTCGAGCCAGTCGAGCACCCGATCGCCGGTCGGTGGCTCTTCCAGGCGGGTGCTCACGACGAACCGGACGCGCTCGTAGGTCCGCTCGAGGCGGTCGGCGAGGTTCGTGTCGGCCTGTTTCAACGCGAGGTCGAGCGCCGCGCTCTCGAAGGCCCACTGTCGATAGTTACGAAAGATCGATTGATTCGGTTCGTTGCCGAGAAAGAAGTCGATCTCAGAGAGTTGGTCCGACAACGTCTCGAGCGTGTACCGGCCTGTGACGGGAAACTCTACTGTGGTACCGCGGAGGGTTTCGTGTGCGTCGTTGTCGTATGTTACGTCCTCACCGCGCCCGGTTTCGCCGTCGCCGTGTAACGAGACGATGGTCGTCGCTCGAGTGAAGCCACTCGATGTGTCCCGCTCGCGCTGTGTGAGGTCGTAGTCTTCTATCTCGAGTTCGAGATCGGAGAGCCGTTCGTATAACATCGTGACTCCTCCTTTGTCCCGGCGCCATTAATACGTGAGAGTGACGAGTATCGAACCAGGTAACACTGTTTCAGCGGAATACTGATTTCTCTCGTCCCTGTATTCCGTGTATGCCGATAGAAGAACCCGAAGAACTCCGTCGGATTCTCAAATACGATCGAGTTGCGGTGGTGGGGGCATCGACAGCCTACGAAAAGGCTGCACATATCGTACCGGCCTACCTCCAGCGCCATGGCTACGAGATACGGCCAGTCAATCCGACTGCGAGTGAGATATTCGGCGAACGAGCTTTCGAATCACTCACTGACGTCGAGACACCCATTGACATCGTCGAAATCTTTCGGCCGAGCGGGGAGGTTCCGGAAATCGTGGAGGAAGCGCTGGATCGTGATGATGTTGAGGTGATATGGATGCAACCCGGGACTGGGAACGACGAAGCAGCACGAGCGGCCGAATCCGGTGGCCTCGATGTCGTTCAGGGCCGCTGTATGAAGGTCGAGCACGGCCAGCTAATCCGCAACCCAATGGACTGACTCGGGATACAGACCGACTGCCTCCATTTCCGACAATTTGGTTACAGTTCTGCCTCTGAGAGTGACGGTATCAAGTGTGTAGCTACGACCGGCCTTCGTTTCCCATTCTATCGTTCCGATAGACCGTTCGGTGTTCCGCCGGCGAACTTCGTTATCTCCCCACTGCAAGACAGTGCACACCTATGACCAGACGTATCGGCTCTGTTGAACCCCCCCACTACCTGATAAGAGGAGCCTGCTGCATACAGAGCATGTATGTATCACTGGTCTCCGCGCGAGCGAAGCGAGCGCGGTTCCCGGGCAGCGAGGCCGAAGGCCGAGCTGTCCGCCTTTTTCATCGAAGTTTTTGCACCGAGTGGTTCGCCTGTGGCGAACCCGAGGTGGAAAAAGTTCGCGCTGTGTATACAGCACGGTTGCTGAAACCTATCACTGATTGAAGGTTTCTACAGAAAAAGCAGACCGAGTGCCTTGGGATCGTTCGGAAGATCTTCCGTGACTGAGCGAAACAAAGCTTCGCCATGTCCGCGAAACCGGTGGTTTCGCTCGATGACG comes from the Natronosalvus amylolyticus genome and includes:
- a CDS encoding universal stress protein, whose product is MYDTILVATDGSDAADRAADHAGTLASTFGADLHAIHVVDTARYGKSVLSGSDDVLEALEKQGRDVLETVSERTDVAVTTKLSSGQPDTEIDAYAEEIDSDLIVIGNRGLGAGAAGQIGSVAERIVRTTDRPVITC
- a CDS encoding universal stress protein, giving the protein MYDTILVPTDGSDAANRAVDHALVLADRYDARIHAMYCVETNRYGEPALSSTELVCNQLEEHGQELLEALGDRAADAGIEYTYEIYHGRPWEVVLEESESLDADLVVIGYQGQSHTRTKKIGSVAERIVRSADRPVLTA
- a CDS encoding cation-translocating P-type ATPase, with the protein product MSRTEYAERIASESDADWHAQPLEHLYEALDSSPAGVSDEEASTRLERSGPNEVKAESGISPLQILIDQYKPALIWVLLVAATVMAFVGHWIDAGVIAGVVVFITIFGFLQDYRAEQSIQALEDMSTRYAVVRRGGEKKEIDARKVVPGDVVFVESGDIVPADARLIEESNLSVDEAALTGESAGVSKSVGEVDTDIALAERENMLYKDTVVQRGSGIALVVETGPQSEIGQIATALEEAEDRDTPFQAEMDRLGKLIAGGVVAIVSIIAITELVVGDTPPLQVFLTAVGIAVSAVPEGLPAVVTLSLALGARRMAEQNALVRRLPIVEALGSVDVICTDKTGTLTEEEMTVTRIAANRETYEVTGSGYDTDGDFLQDGDSVETDRVAEVLRCGLLCNNVDIGTRERDGSDEHGDTERTYLGDPTEIALFVAAQKAGFEHDELDAEYPRIGEVDFTSARKRMTTVHETPDGEPIAYMKGAPETVLERCDRELVDGKAVELSDDRRDEIQAKQESFAEDALRVMGFAYRPDIPEDLADSPDESLEDSMVFLGLQGMLDPPRPEVPGAIAGCLDAGINVVMITGDNAVTARAIGEEVGLRSSTVITGPELEEMSDDALSDAVEDVDIFARTAPDHKTRILQMLQAKGHTVAMTGDGVNDAPAVKNADVGVAMGIRGTDVTEQASDIVLLDDNFATIRDAVKGGRRIFDNVRKFVNYLLSGNGGEVTMIFTGTLAGLGLVITPIQVLWINVVTDGIPALSMGVDPPAEDIMEREPRPPDEGVITTRIVTSVIGIAAFMTICLLPIFTLNYYGDVIPGYDVTGSLLGWRPGYEPSRELAQTMVFTGFVVFEIVRIQAIRFRYGLGLLSNLWLVGAVALAGVLQLLVLYTPTGQLLFDVEPLSLVHWLQIGVAATVFASLMALFVVVQDRYFDRY
- a CDS encoding sugar phosphate nucleotidyltransferase; its protein translation is MEAVVLAGGYATRLWPITRHRPKMFLPLGETTVIDRIYAELESIDRIGEVYVSTNERFGDVFATHLAESEYEKPQLSIEQTESEDEKLGVVGGLGQLIERENIDDDLLVIAGDNIFDFELRSFLESFDANAAPTIAAYDVESTDRATAYGVVDLDGDRVAGFQEKPEDPPGTLVSIGCYAFPREVLSLISTYLDAGNDPDEPGWFIEWLQSRKPTYAYSFDGSWFDIGTLESYLDAVAWSLDGESRVADGASVVESTIGPNVHVMDNATVVDSVVERAVIFPEVTLEAVTVYGSIVDEGATVGGISLEDAMVGAYTRVPDRSSR
- a CDS encoding universal stress protein translates to MSELIDSILIPTDGSDGAIAGAKYGIALASRTNADVSVISVVEVTPGPEDSEELVFPRLEERADQAVETVADMAHSYDDELQVTTTVKRGTPFQTIREYAHRREIDVIAMGTKGRTGLERVLLGSVTENVLRTARMPVLAVPPDAARPTIEEIPFEQFLLPTDGSDGAEIAAEWGIALAVTLTATIHSLFSVDTSLFSRTRNQEEMFDMLERRGEEAIDTVRDRATDAGVSSSGTIATGSPSNVILTYVSDSDVDMIVMGTHGQTGVGQWFLGSVTENVVRQADVPVFCVPVSAESPRSS
- a CDS encoding glycosyltransferase encodes the protein MHAPSLPGQTIEAYESVTDDDRIRRLHSLADTLEDVSILHVNSTATGGGVAELLRSIVPVCRDLGIDDNWLVMDATDDFFEVTKAMHNGLQGEESPLTAEMQAIYREVNQRNAADIDATYDIVVLHDPQPMGMLESIREAMPDAPIIWRCHIDLTDPVEEYLSFVADYAERTDHAIFSRGVYGEAIDVPTKRIIHPSIDPVTAKNRSLDEETAAAECDHLDPLSFDAPIVTQVSRFDPWKDQFGTLDAYRRARETISDLQLALVGGMAGDDPEGLELYERVAAEAADDPDVHVLTDLPDLTVNLLQRRSDVVVQKSLREGFGLVVSEALWKRTPVVGSNVGGIPLQIEDGYNGYLVEPDDTKRAADRLVTLFEDDERRATFGSNGREHVREHFLLPRQLEDLLSVFVDALDLET
- a CDS encoding CoA-binding protein, translated to MPIEEPEELRRILKYDRVAVVGASTAYEKAAHIVPAYLQRHGYEIRPVNPTASEIFGERAFESLTDVETPIDIVEIFRPSGEVPEIVEEALDRDDVEVIWMQPGTGNDEAARAAESGGLDVVQGRCMKVEHGQLIRNPMD